A genomic region of Cannabis sativa cultivar Pink pepper isolate KNU-18-1 chromosome 1, ASM2916894v1, whole genome shotgun sequence contains the following coding sequences:
- the LOC115717944 gene encoding uncharacterized protein LOC115717944, with protein MNSYPGSSSYLLSSSSSDDEYYDDIEMQVVGQITANNNFCIAQHQQNQSSRRGSIPGHIVINRDRENADRNLFNDYFTENPRFTDLMFRRRFRMGRALFLRILDAIQRHDNYFVQRRDRMGKLGLSGLQKVTAVFRMLAYGMPADATDEYIKIGESTTLESLKRFCRAVVEVFGAHYLRSPNAHDVARLLHIGERRGFPGMLGSLDCMHWKWKNCPSTWGGQYAVVVGPRLLFLKRWPTMISRIWHAYFGLPGSNNDINVLEASHLFANLAEGIAPPANYVIKGKEYNMGYYLADGIYPKWSTLVQTIHDPRGPKKKLFAMKQEACRKDVERAFGVLQSRFAIIAGPARLWNKTVLHDIMTSCIIMHNMIIEDERDLNAPIEERVEVPSPEVEMVEDDNARFQEFLARHRKIKDKDAHIELRNALIEHLWDEYGNSQN; from the coding sequence atgaattcttaTCCTGGTAGTTCATCGTATTTATTATCATCGTCTTCTTCAGATGATGAATATTATGATGATATAGAAATGCAAGTGGTAGGTCAAATCACTGCTAACAATAATTTTTGTATCGCTCAACACCAACAAAATCAAAGCTCACGTCGAGGCTCGATTCCTGGTCATATAGTTATTAACCGTGACCGGGAAAATGCTGATCGTAATCTTTTCAACGACTATTTTACAGAGAATCCTCGATTTACCGATTTGATGTTTCGCCGAAGATTTCGAATGGGTCGTGCTTTATTCCTTCGTATTTTGGATGCTATACAAAGACATGACAATTACTTTGTCCAGCGAAGGGATAGAATGGGAAAACTCGGGTTATCAGGCTTGCAAAAAGTTACAGCTGTATTTCGTATGCTAGCATATGGTATGCCGGCAGATGCTACCGATGAATACATCAAAATAGGAGAATCTACAACTTTAGAAAGCTTGAAGCGATTTTGTCGTGCTGTTGTTGAGGTGTTTGGAGCCCACTATCTCCGATCACCCAACGCTCATGATGTTGCAAGACTACTCCACATTGGTGAACGTCGAGGTTTTCCAGGAATGTTGGGAAGTTTGGATTGTATGCATTGGAAATGGAAAAATTGTCCAAGCACTTGGGGAGGACAATATGCGGTCGTAGTGGGTCCCCGACTATTATTCTTGAAGCGATGGCCGACTATGATCTCTCGGATATGGCATGCATATTTTGGCTTACCAGGATCTAATAATGACATTAATGTGTTAGAGGCATCCCATCTTTTTGCTAATCTGGCTGAAGGTATTGCTCCACCCGCTAATTATGTTATTAAaggaaaagagtacaatatggGTTATTATTTAGCCGATGGTATATATCCAAAATGGTCCACTCTTGTTCAAACTATCCATGATCCACGTGGTCCAAAAAAGAAACTATTTGCAATGAAACAAGAAGCATGTAGAAAAGATGTTGAACGTGCATTTGGAGTATTGCAATCTAGATTTGCAATTATTGCTGGACCGGCACGTCTTTGGAATAAAACGGTTTTACATGATATAATGACTTCATGTATTATTATGCATAATATGATAATAGAAGATGAACGTGATCTAAATGCACCAATTGAAGAGCGTGTCGAAGTGCCAAGTCCAGAAGTTGAGATGGTAGAAGATGATAATGCTCGGTTTCAAGAATTTCTTGCCagacatagaaaaattaaagataaagATGCTCACATTGAGCTTCGAAATGCATTAATCGAACACTTGTGGGACGAATATGGTAActcacaaaattaa